The Pseudomonas asiatica sequence CCTGCCGATCTTCCTGGCGCTGAGCATCCCCAGCTTCTGGTGCGCGGTACTGGTGCTGGGCCTGTGGGGCGCCAGCGAGGTGGGCGAGGTGGTGCGTGGCGCGCTGCGCTCGCTGCCGTGCGGCCAGCGCGAGGCGGGGTTGTCGATCGGCCTGGCCGGCTGGCAGCTGTATGGCTACGTGCTGTTGCCACAGGCGCTCAAGCGCATGACCCCGCCAACCATCAACATCTACACGCGGATCATCAAGACCAGCTCGCTGGCGGTGCTGATCGGCGTGGTCGAGGTGATCAAGGCCGGCCAGCAGATTATCGAACGCACCTACGAGTCGGTGCTGATCTACGGCGCCTTGTTCCTGTTCTTTTTCATCGTCTGCTATCCGCTGTCCGCCGCTTCACGCGTGCTGGAACGCCGCTGGGCCCACTCATGAGCGCATTGATCGAATTTCAGGGTTTCAACAAGTTCTTTGGCGAGCACCAGGTGCTCAAGGACGTCGACCTCCAGGTGGCGGCCGGCGAGGTGGTGGTCATCCTCGGCCCCAGCGGTTGTGGCAAAAGCACGCTGCTGCGCTGCCTCAACGGCCTGGAGCAGGCCCACGGCGGCCACCTGCGCCTGGCCGGGCAGGAGCTGCTCGACCCGCGCACCGATTGGCGCGAGATCCGCCAGCGGGTCGGCATGGTGTTCCAGAGCTATCACCTGTTCGGTCACATGAGCGTGATCGACAACCTGCTGCTTGGCCCGCTCAAGGTACAAAGGCGCGAGCGCGCCGAAGCCCAGGCCCAGGCCGAGGCGTTGCTGGCGCGGGTCGGCCTGCTGGACAAGCGCGACGCCTTTCCCCGGCAATTGTCCGGGGGCCAGCAACAGCGCATCGCCATCGTGCGTTCGCTGTGCATGAACCCCGAGGTGATGCTGTTCGACGAGGTTACCGCAGCCGTCGACCCGGAAATGGTCAAGGAGGTGCTGCAGGTGATCCAGGGCCTGGCCCGCGACGGCATGACCTTGCTCATCGTTACCCACGAAATGGCCTTCGCTCGCGCGGTGGCCGACCGCATCGTGTTCATGGAGGCCGGCAGGATCCTTGAACAGGGCGACCCCGAGAGCTTCTTCACACGACCGCGGACCGCACGCGCGCAGCAGTTCCTGGAGAAATTCTCCTTCGTAGAAAGCCTGCCGAAGACACTGCACAAGGAACTGTCATGAAAACTGCCAACCTCACCAAACTGCTGGCGCCGTTGTTCGGCCTGGCCCTGCTGGCCGGCTGCAACAAGGCTGAAGAGCCACCCAAGCCGGCGGCGGCCTCGCCGGCCACCAGCTACCTGGAAACCATCAAGGCCCGCGACAAGCTGATTGTCGGCGTGTTCACCGACAAGCCACCGTTCGGTTTCGTCGATGAGCAGGGCCGCTACGTGGGCTTTGATACCGATATCGGCCGGCGCCTGGCCAAGGACCTGCTGGGTGATGAAAACAAGGTCGAGTTCGTTGCCGTGGAGCCGGCCAGCCGTATCCCGTTCCTGCAGAGCGACAAGGTCGACCTGATTCTCGCCAACATGACCGTGACCCCGGAGCGCAAGGAAGCGGTGGACTTCACCAACCCCAACCTGCGCGTTGCCGTGCAGGCCATCGTCGCGGATGGCAGCCCGGTGCAGAAGCTCGACGACCTGGCCGACAAGACCATCATCGTCACCACCGGCACTACCGCTGATATCTGGCTGACCAAGAACCACCCGGACTGGAAACTGCTCAAGTTCGAGAAGAACAGCGAGTCGCTGCAGGCGCTGGCCACCGGGCGTGGCGATGCCTATGCGCAGGACAACCTGATTCTGTTCAGCTGGGCCAAGCAGAACCCGGGGTACCGCGTGCTGCCTGAGCTGCTGGGTGACGAGGCACCGATTGCACCGGCGGTGAAAAAGGGCAACACCGAGCTGCGTGACTGGGTGAATGCCGAGCTGGCCAAATTGGGGGAGGAGAAGTTTCTGCTGAAGCTGTATGACCAGTATGTACGCAAGGAACTGAGCGATGACACCAAGCCGGAAAGCGTGATTGTGGAAGGGGGCAAGTGGCAGGGTTAGTCGGGTAAATGAGGCTGTTGTGGGAGCGGGTTCACCCGCGAACACCGGCGAAGCCGGTGCCATGCACCGCGTTGCCTGCTTCGCGGGTGAACCCGCTC is a genomic window containing:
- a CDS encoding transporter substrate-binding domain-containing protein, whose product is MKTANLTKLLAPLFGLALLAGCNKAEEPPKPAAASPATSYLETIKARDKLIVGVFTDKPPFGFVDEQGRYVGFDTDIGRRLAKDLLGDENKVEFVAVEPASRIPFLQSDKVDLILANMTVTPERKEAVDFTNPNLRVAVQAIVADGSPVQKLDDLADKTIIVTTGTTADIWLTKNHPDWKLLKFEKNSESLQALATGRGDAYAQDNLILFSWAKQNPGYRVLPELLGDEAPIAPAVKKGNTELRDWVNAELAKLGEEKFLLKLYDQYVRKELSDDTKPESVIVEGGKWQG
- a CDS encoding amino acid ABC transporter permease: MASSASELLLQALPQLAGGAAQTLAISALGILFATLGGVLYGVLATLGNRALNIALQVYLELFRAIPVLVWLYLVFFGLPIFLALSIPSFWCAVLVLGLWGASEVGEVVRGALRSLPCGQREAGLSIGLAGWQLYGYVLLPQALKRMTPPTINIYTRIIKTSSLAVLIGVVEVIKAGQQIIERTYESVLIYGALFLFFFIVCYPLSAASRVLERRWAHS
- a CDS encoding amino acid ABC transporter ATP-binding protein → MSALIEFQGFNKFFGEHQVLKDVDLQVAAGEVVVILGPSGCGKSTLLRCLNGLEQAHGGHLRLAGQELLDPRTDWREIRQRVGMVFQSYHLFGHMSVIDNLLLGPLKVQRRERAEAQAQAEALLARVGLLDKRDAFPRQLSGGQQQRIAIVRSLCMNPEVMLFDEVTAAVDPEMVKEVLQVIQGLARDGMTLLIVTHEMAFARAVADRIVFMEAGRILEQGDPESFFTRPRTARAQQFLEKFSFVESLPKTLHKELS